A region of the Peredibacter starrii genome:
CGAAGAGTTTGCACGGTTAGTTTTCATGATGAATGAAACCTTGTCGCCTTCAATTGCGTAAAGGAACAACACGCCTTGTGGGAACTTTTCAACAAAGATATCACCCAGCTTTCTCATGTTACCCTGATCAGCTGATGCGGCCTTGGCAATAGTAAGAGTCAGTCCACCTTTAATATCTTGTTTGTCTTTAAAGAGGTTCTGAGACTCAAAGCTTTGAACTTTATCGTTCAATGTTTCAATTTGTTTTGATTTATCTTTAACGTCCGCGAATAGAGCAGTTAGTTTCTCCAAAACTCTTTCTTCTTTCACTGCGAAGTTCTTCTCAACTTCGGCAAGAATCTTAGAACGGTTAAGAAGGTAGTTAATCGCCGTGGTTGAAGTGATCGCCTCAATACGACGAACACCTGAAGCAAGAGATGTTTCAACGATGATTTTAAATAGTCCAATCTCACCAGTGTTAGAAACGTGAGTACCTCCACAAAGCTCAACTGAGAAATCACCCATTTCTAGTACGCGAACTTCATCGCCGTATTTTTCACCGAAAAGTGCCATCGCACCTTTCTTCGTCGCTTCGTCTTTCGACATATTGCTGGCAGTAACTTTGAGTGAAGAAGCAACCGCTGAGTTTACAAGTTCTTCAACTTGTAGAAGTTCTTCTGGTTTCACCGCTTCGTTATGAGTGAAGTCAAAACGTAGACGATCCGGACCAACTGAAGAACCCGCTTGTTTCACGTGGTTACCAAGAACTTTAATCAGAGCTGATTGAAGTAAGTGAGTCGCAGAGTGGTTACGTTTCGTAAGCTCGCGCTCCTCGTGATTCACCTTTAAGGTATAGCTTTCACCAACTACTAGCGCATCAGCGTCTGATGAGATGTGGACGTGTAGACCATCAACCGGCTTCTGAGTATCAGTGATGGTAGCAAGTTTTCCTTCTTTCGAATCGATCTCACCTTTATCACCAACCTGACCACCGCCTTCGCCGTAGAAAGGAGTTTTGTCGAACACAAGGTAGAACTGACCATCAACTTCTTCTTTCGCTAGAAGTTTAGCGTTACCAGTAACTTCTTCGTAGCCAGTGAACTTAGTTGCACCAAACTTCTCTTTGATGCCGTAGAAAACTTTTACGTTATCTTCCTGAACTTTGAACTTCGAGTTCTTTTTAGAAAGTTCTTTTTGTTTTGCCATCGCTTCTTCAAAACCTTTGCTGTCTAGCTCAAGGTTCTTCTCACGAAGGATCACTTCAGTCAGATCCAGTGGGAAACCGAAAGTGTCATAAAGCTTGAAAGCAACATCACCCGGAAGCTTTTGACCGGCCTTAAGTTTGCCCAGCTCTTCATTGATAAGAGCAAGACCAGTATCAAGGGTCTTACGGAATTTTTCTTCTTCAAGTTTTAGAAGTTTTTCAGCAAGAGCGGCGTTGTGAGCGTTGTCTGGATATTCTTCGCCCAGAGATTCAACCACTGCAGGCACTAGTTTGTAGAAAGAAATGTCTTTCAATCCAAGAAGTGAAAGGTGACGAACAGCTCGGCGAATAATACGACGTAGAACATAACCACGGCCGTCGTTAGATGGAATCACACCATCAGTGATGAGCATCGTACATGAACGGATGTGATCGGCCACAACGCGGAAAGAAGATTTTACGTCTTCAGATGTTGTTGTGTAGTAATCCTGGCCTGTGAGTTTTCCAATCGCTTTCATGATTGGTTCAAAAATGTCTGTATCGTAGTTAAAGTATTTACCTTGAAGAACAGCGGCCACGCGCTCTAGACCCGCACCTGTATCAACTGATGGTTTCGGAAGAGGCTTGCGCTTAATCTCATTACCATCTTTGTATTTTTCAAATTGCATGAATACCAGGTTCCAGATTTCTACGTAGCGACCTTCATCATCAATTTCCTGATGACCGGCCGGAACACCTGTTGAACGACCAGGACCATGATCATAGAAAATTTCCGTACAAGGACCGCATGGGCCAACGTCACCCATTTCCCAGAAGTTTGATTTATCACCAAGTTTAAAAATGCGCTCACGAGGCACACCCATATCTTTGTGCCAGATCTCAAGCGCTTCATCGTCGGAGTCGTGAACTGTTACAAGAAGTTTGTCTTTAGGAATTTTCAGATCAACTGTGAGAAGTTCCCAAGCAAAACGAATGGCGTCTTTCTTGAAGTAATCACCGAAAGAGAAGTTCCCAAGCATTTCAAAGAATGTATGGTGACGGGCAGTGAAGCCCACGTTTTCTAGATCGTTATGTTTACCACCGGCGCGAACACATTTTTGAATGGTCACAGCACGGCGATGTGAAGGAACAGCTTTGCCGGTGAAGAAATCCTTGAACTGGTTCATTCCCGCGTTGGCGAAAAGAATAGTTGGGTCATTATGGGGAGCAAGGCTCGATGACTTGTGTTTCTCGTGGCCATTCCGGATGAAATAATTTGAAAAAGCATTACGGATTTCTTGGGCGCGCATAGGGTCCTCTTGAGAGTTAAAAAGTGCTCAAAAAGAATATCATGAGTGCGGCGTGCCAAGAGAGGAAAAAAAGGTGCCGATTCTTAGGCCGGCACTCTGGCTTACTTAATGGTCACTTTGAGTGCATTTACGATGGTTGTCGCTGGACGGTAACGGATGTCTTCCACGCAACCTGGACGTGGTTCACCTGATTCTCCCTCTTGGCAAAGGCGAGAGTTACGAACGTCCACCACTTGAATGGTACGGGGCTCTTTCTTGGCAGTTAGCTGAAGATGCTTTTTCACGAAGGCCTTACGGGCTCGAAACTTTCTTCCTGAAAAATCCCAAAGACTAGTGTTCGCGGCAAGTCGTGCGATCTCTGCCTCTGGAAACTTGGCAGTATCCAGATAGAAATATGTCCAAGCGCGACCACGATTTTCGTGATGAGGATTAATACCGTCACGGTATTCCACTTCAACTTTAACTACCGCTTTGCTTTCAAGCACACGAGTCTCAGTACAAACTCGTGAGGCCTCACCATCTTCACGACAGCCGGGAATTCGTACGGTTTCAGTTCTAGTTGGAATCAGCCAATAAGTTGCATCAGAGAGATGAAAATTACTGTGTTCACGAGGAAGATCCTGAGAGTCAGTGTAAGTGATTTGAGCGAAAGCAGATGTGACAGAGAGAGCAAGACCAAAGACCAAAGCGAGAGTTTTCATGAGAGATTCTCCTGTGGGTTACTTCGAGATTGAAGTCGAAACCTTATAGGAGAATCCTGGATTAGTGTAAATCAGTGGAGAGTCAGACTCTTAAAGCTTGAAGCCTTGAGCCTCAGCTGTTTCTTGTTGAAGGGCCGCATCGTAAGCAACTTCTGAAGTTGCTTCACCGAAGTTTCCAACTTCTACGTTGTGATTCTGAGCAAGAGTCTCTTGAGTTTGCTGCTGGTCAACAGAAGGAGTCTCAGTCGAGAAACGTAGACGCGTACCTTCAAGTGGACCGTTAGAAAGAGTAACCATATAAGCGTGCTGGTCAACTTGGTACATCATTCCAGTGAATTTCTCACCGTTCATATCATATTCAAAAACGTTACCTGTCATTTCTGAGAATGAAACCGAAACGCCTTCACCATTTGGTAGTGAAACTGAAAGTGATTCAATCACACCATTATTTGAAGCAAGTGAACCTGAAAATTGAGAAGCATTTAGACCTTTCTCAAATTTCTTAGGGTTAATAACTTCTACAAGTGTAAGAGTTAAATCATCCTGAACTGCGGCCGCTTCTTCAACGATTTGAGCAGCAGTTGGAACCGGAGTATTTTCAATTTTAGGAGCTACAGCAACAGCAGCTTCTACTTGCTTAGGCATTACTTTAGAAGGTGAAAGCTTTTGCCAAGAAGAAGCAATGGCACGGCCTTCAATAGTTACACCATTTCTTTCATCCAAACGCTTAACGAATTTAGCATCTGAACCATTAAGGTGAGATTCTGTGTTGATTACAACAGCGTTGTAACAACCAACTAGAACAAATAGTCCAAAAGCTGCTAGTGCGATTCTTTTATTCTGTTTTGTTAAGTTCATAATCATTCCCCTTGCCCTTAATAAAGCAAGGTGAGTGCCAAAATTTAAGAGGCTAAATAGGGGATTTCTCGAAGGAGAGTGAAGAAAGTACAGACAGTGTCTAAAGTTTAGACACTAGAATTTGTACATCCATCCGCTTAAGTCCCTGTGGCAACTTTTGACACACTTTGTGTCAAAGAGGCTAGGCGGTACAGATACACTTGTTCTAATTTCTTTCTATGAACACGGAACATAATTTTAGAAATGCCCTATGTGATGAATTTTTAAAGCGGACCAAGAAAAATCCTAATTTTTCAATCCGATCTTTTGCCCGGCAATTGGATATTGAGCCTTCCTCCTTGGCCCAACTCCTCTCAGGCAAACGAAAGTTCACAGACAAGATGTGTGTGCGCTTAGGAACGAAATTAGGCTTCAATCCGGCCAAGATTAAAAGTCTCACCAAGACCAAGGTGATGAAGGAGAACTTTAAGTCTTTCGGCCGAATGGAAGCGGATGCCTTCAAAGTTATTTCTGACTGGCATTATTACGCCATTTTGGAACTTACTCAGTGTGATGACTTCAAAGGAAGCCCTTTGTGGATATCACGAGTGCTGGGTCTTTCATTTGCTGAAACTCTGGACGCGATTGAGCGACTTAAGCGTCTCAATTATCTCGAGATAACTCCAGAGGGAAAGTGGATAGATCGCCTGGGTGACTTTAACAATCTAGGAAATGAATTCATGGCCCCGGCCTTTACGGAACACCAGCGACAGGTGGTAAAGAAGGCACTCGAAGCTTTGGATAAAACGTCTTATGAGAAGAGGGTTCAATCATCAATGACTGTGGCAGTTTCTAAAAAGCGAGTGGCAGAGGCGAAATCAATGATTTTGAATTTCATTGAAGAGTTGAATGATCATTTGCGAACCGGTGATTCAAAAGACGAAGTTTATAATATTTCAGTTTCATTATACCCATTAACGACGATTGGAGATTCTCATGAATAAGTTTTTATTAGCATTAGTAATGGTGCCTGCAATTTCATTTGCTGCCATTAAGTCAGATTCAAAAGGCGGCGGCGGCGGAAGTGTGGTTGCTTGTTACACTCCGGATGGTGATCTCAAATCAGTAGAACTTTTAGATGTCTACGAAGGTAAAACGAGAGGCCTAAAATTCCTAAATTTCAGTGGTGATCTCAATCAGGATGTTAGAACAATTGTAGAAAGATTTGATAAATCCGTTTTAGGGAAAGAGTGGCTCATAGAAGATATGGTTCAACTTGAATCAAAGTTTCAAGAGATTCCGAGAGATGCAGAACTAGAATTAATTCAAGATGCTTGGCCGGTTTATCTTCCTCGTGGATGCAAAATTAAACAGCTTGCGAACTATTATAATAAGAATGTGATTTATATTGATGGGAACCTCTACGATAAAATGGATTATTTTAATCGTCTTGCTCTAGTCATTCATGAAGTCATTTACGCCAAAGAGAGATTTGGAAAAGTCACTGACTCTCGTTACGCAAGATGGATCACGGCCCTCGCTCTGAGTGAAAAAAACCTTTTTACGCCCATCAAGGACTATCCTTCGACTCATATTTGCTATTCAGAAGATTCTCGAACAGTCTTTATGGCAATGCCTTTAAATGAGGTCAAGGACAAGTGGCGTTTTAGCTTTATAAACCTGAATGGTCATAAGATTTACTCAGAGAAAACGGTTGATTTGTTTTTAACAAGCTCACCGTTGTCTGATGCGATTTCAGATAGAAACCCATCCTTTGATGGAAAGGCACATGGGACTTTAAGTTCTTTGATTAATCCTGATGAAGACATCACGGTAATTTCTAATCAAACTTCTATGATGCTGTCTTGGACAGGAAGTGATCCAGGTGACTCATTTGAAAAAGTGCCGATGACTTGCAAGGAATTTCAAACTTATCCAGAACGATAATTATTCAAAGTCAGCGGTAGATTGATTACCAAAGAATTGATTGATCGCCTTCTTTGCATCACTAAAATCATGACCCTTCGAGATGAGGAACCTTAAAACCTTGTCTCGAAGTTTTTGTTTCTCGAGTGGGTTTTTAGGAATTTCTTTCGAGCGAAGTTTCTTCGCCACGAGCTTTTCAATCGAATCTTCATCCGTGATGCCCAATTCTTGTTCCACCATACGAAACTCTTCGGCCTCGAAAGTGAGTTTTTCCTGAGAACCTCTACGACGGATTTTGTCCTCAGACTCACCCTTCATCATCCATTTACGAATAAATAAACGGCGGTAGCTTTCTTCCCGAAGTAATCCGCGCTCTTTTAGCTTCGGAATAACTTCATCAATCATATGAGGGAGATTTTGAGGCTTAGAGCGAAGTTTTTGACGAAGCTTGTACTCAGAGTAATCCTGGCGCGCGAGAAGATGTATGCAGTAATTATAAATTCTGCGAGCGTCGCCGGCCTCTTCAGCAAGTACCGAAGTGCCCTTAGCTTGCTTTACTTTTTCTCTGAGTTTTTCTAGTTCTTCATTCATCTTAAGATTGGCCGCCACCAGCGGAAGTAAAAAAAAAGCCGCCCGAAGGCGGCTTAGTTATCAAATTACTGTTTAACAGTCTTTTTGGCCGGAGCTGCTTTCTCTTCTTTGATCTCGCCCGTAGACATATCTACGTTCGCCATCTCAGCAGATTTAATGATTCCGTGCTTAGCAAGAACCTTCTGACGGATTTCGTTCATTAGCTCAACGTTGTTCTTTAAGAACTCTTTTGAAGCTTCACGGCCTTGGCCAAGTTTCGAATTATTGTAAGAGTACCAAGCACCAGCTTTCTCTACGATGCCTTCGTTAGCGGCAACATCAAGAAGATCGCCTTCTTTCGAAATACCCTGACCGTACATGATATCGAATTCAACTTCACGGAAAGGAGGAGCAACTTTGTTCTTAACGATTTTAACTTTAGTACGGTTACCGATAACTTCTTCACCGTCTTTAAGAGCACCAGTACGACGGATATCCATACGAACTGAAGCGTAGAATTTAAGAGCATTACCACCAGTCGTTGTTTCAGGGTTACCGAACATAACACCGATTTTCATACGAAGTTGGTTAATGAAGATAACTGTACAGTTCGAACGAGCGATTGAACCAGTTAGCTTACGAAGAGCTTGAGACATAAGACGAGCTTGTAGACCCATGTGAGAGTCACCCATGTCGCCTTCAAGTTCAGCTTTCGGCGTAAGAGCAGCAACTGAGTCTACGATAAGTAGATTAACTGCGCCCGAACGAACAAGCATATCTGTGATTTCTAGGGCCTGCTCACCAGAATCTGGTTGAGAGATAAGAGTGTTAGGAATATCAACACCAAGCTTAGCAGCGTATACAGTATCAAGCGCGTGCTCAGCATCGATGAAAGCAACTGTTCCACCAGCTTTTTGGCATTCAGCTGCAATGTGAAGAGTCATTGTTGTTTTACCAGAAGATTCAGGTCCGTAGATTTCAATGATACGGCCTTGAGGAATACCACCCACACCTAGGGCAAGGTCAATTCCAAGAGATCCAGTAGAGATCGCAGGAACTTTTTCAGCTGCTTCAGCTGAATCTAGGCGCATGATTGCACCTTTACCGAATTGCTTTTCAATTGTTGAAAGGGCCAGGTCTAGCGCTTTCTTTTTGTTCGCAGCGTCTGCAGTGTTCGCGTGATTCAATGACATGAGATTCTCCCTCTAAATAACAGTTATGAAGGTGTGTGTTATACATTTGAAGCTAACATCGCCCTTCGTTTTCGACAACGTGTTTTCTGCAAATTTTACGGAAAAATTACGGATAACTAAGAATTTGAAATACTTAGATTTTTAACGGCGCGTGTTAAATAAATCTCTGGAGAATAAACGTAAAAATTCCCGCATAAATTCCACTTACAGCATCGTCCATGATGGTTCCAAAACCATGTTCCATGCGATCGAAGTAAGAGGCGGGCCAGAATTTTACAATGTCGAAGAAGCGAAAACTTCCGAAGACGAGAAAGAGAGTAGGAAAGTCCACCGTCATAGCGAATGCCCAAGTGATAAGCATGCCAATCACTTCATCAATCACAATCCACTGTGGATCATGGAGGTGATACTTCTGCTGCACCTTCTCTGTAACCACGACGGCCGCAACAAAAAGTGTAGCAATAAGTGCAATCAAACTATAAATGTTTATTTGAAGGTAATGCAGAAGATAAATCAGGGGAATCGTTGCTAAGCTTCCAATAGTCCCTGGGGCCTTCGGAGATTTTCCGGTGTAAAACCAAGATAAGAAGAGGACTGCGGGAATAGAAGGGCCCTGAATTTTTTGCTCTTTCATAATATTTACGTTAGTTTGCCTTTTCTAAACTTTAAACGCGATTCGAGAGATTGGCAAAATATGACCCAACGTCCAAGCTACCTTTCTGAATATGGATTTAACTGGGAAACATTTGATGTCGTTTGTAGTGGTAAATCATCACTAGATGCCACCAACTACTTCACTGAACTTGGAGACAAAAGCCAAGTTGCTAATTTTTTAAACGGTTATGGATTTGATATTTCAGATCCAGTTGAAAGTGCCGAGCTTTTCGGGATTTTCCAGGAAGCAGTTCAATTCATTAAGCGCTACTTCTTGATTGAAGGAAACCCTGAGGGTTTAGATCTTCGCGTACCGCACTATCTTTTTACCATCACCAATATTTCTGAACTTTTCCTCGCGGCCACTGGTCACTCATCAGTGAAGCTGAAAAAAGAAGAAGAACTTTGGGCCGGTGTGGTTTTGAAGGTCATGCATACTCTTCTTCACACTGATAAAGATCTCCGTTATCGATATTTCTCAACTATTCAGCAGCAGATTTTCGATCGTTTTTATAAGTTCACTCATCGTGATGAGCAGAACCGTTTGTTTTTGAAAAACGACGCTGGAACTTCGATTCCTCTGTACGATTTTCAGACGAAAGCGAAAAAGACCCGTGACTCAATTGTGATTAAACTTCTTCATAAGCAAGAGAACGTTGCCGAAGAGCTGTTTGACAGAATTGGGGTGAGAATCATCACGTACAATAAGCTCGATGCTTTACGAGTGATTAAATTTCTTCACCGTAATCACGTGATCATGATTAACAACATTAAACCAAGTCGTTCTCAGAACACTTTGGTGGATCTTCCTCGTCTTCGCACGCGTATGTTCTCTCTCTATAAAGAGGCGATTCGTAACAATATGCCGGAAGATGTTTTTTATCAGCGCCTAAATGCCCTGATTGATGATTGTCCAACTGGGAAGTCTCATCACGATAATCGTCATACTTCTGATGAGTACCGCGCGATTCACTTCACTGGCCGACAATTAATTAAGTATCGTAACCCGTTTATGTCTTCTTTTAATGAAGTGAGAAAGTTGGCATTGAAGGACCGTGAAAATCCGGTTTCTCAAGCTCTCCTGCATCTTGATACTTCGGCCATTTCTCGAGATGTACGTTTCTTTTATCCATTCGAAGTTCAGGTCACAGATTATGAGAGCCACCTGAAAAATACTCAGGGCGAGGCCTCACATAATGAGTACAAGAAGTCTCAGCTTCGTTCAGCAATGAAGCGTATCTTCCGTCCAATCATTGAATTGAATAACCTTAAAGTCGATTAAGATTCTGCTTGATGAAGAGATCAATGCGCTCGTTTACCATCGCCGGATAATCCGCCTGGGGAACGTGTGAGCCATCCTTCATGAAATAAGTCTCAGCATTTGGCAGGAGAGTCGCGAGAGTTCTCTGAACGTGATTTGGAATCACATTATCTTTATGTCCACCCATTACCAGGGCCGGCATCGACATTTGTTCTAAGCTACCTGTGATGTTCTGACGAGTCATCTCATTGAAGAGTTGGAAGAAGACTTCGGCCCCTAGTTGGCCAACTCGATTGAGGTAAATCTCGATGAACTCTTTTGAAACTTTGCCCTTATTAAATCCTGTGGTGTGAATAATTTCACGCACGATTGGATTCATCCCACCTGAGCTCCAGATCTTATTAAAGACGCCTGGGTACTTTTCCATTCCTAAATTTAAGAACGGAGTGATGAATTCCATAAGGTTTGAATCAAACATCACGTCTTTGACGTTAATAAATGTTCCCGAAATAAGAACCATGCCGCTCACTAAAGACGGATAGTCTTTCGCAAGTTGAAGACAAACGTTCACACCCATACTGTGACCAAGCATCACTGCTTTGTGGATTCCTAAAAATTCACAAAGGTCATGAACATCCTTCGCCATTTGTTGAAAAGTGATCTTTTTTACATCGGCCGCACCAGTGGACTGGAAGTGACCGCGGTAATCGTGAATAAGAATTTGATAACCTAAGTTATCAAAATATTCAGTCTGAAATTTCCAGTGATGATTACTGCACACGAGACCATAGTTGAAAACCAACACCGGTTTAGCTGGATCAATTTTGGTGAAGTTTTTCACGAAGAAGATCTGTTCATGGTCAGATGTGCGAAAAAAGTTGGCGTCACTGTTTTTAAACATACTATTTCATCTTTCTCGTTAGGCCCTCAATCACTGGAAGGCGAGGAGAGTTAGTATCTACGAGCTGAGAAAGCTTTTTATCCAGGATATTTTTTTTGCTATCACGAACGGTGTCTTCAAAGCCCAGGACTTTGAAAGTGGTTTTACCAATCAACACCTGATCATTAGGTTTTAATTTTCGAATGACCGATGCGCGCTTTCCATTGATGAGATAAAACTCAACTCCGCGCTGAGGATGAATCAGAAGTTCATTCCCAATCACTTCCAGCATCACATGAGACGCTGAAAGTTCATTGTCCTTAATCCAAAGGTCGCCAGTACTTGCTCCCAGATAAATCTGGTTCTGATAATACTTAAAAGTCGAAACGACATTTAAGTCCGGGCTTTGGGTGATTTCAATCTGAATCATACCTAGATAGTATCGAGGATTTTCTGATCTTTTGCGAGTCTTTCAAAATGAGGAGCAAGGAGTTCCGGATGGGTCTGTTGCAGACGCTCAACATCGGCCACCACCTTCTCTAAAATAGCGGTATGAGTAAGGAAATTCGCGAGTTTTTTGCTGGTTGTTGTTCCTGATTGATCTACTCCAAAAAGGTCACCTTCACCGCGGAATTTCAAGTCTTCCTCTGCAATGACGAACCCATCCAGATTTTTCTCGATGACTTCAAGGCGTTGATGGGCCTCAGGTGAGACCTCTTTATCTAAAACTAAAAAGCAGAATCCTGGTTTATCACCACGACCCACACGACCTCTTAATTGATGAAGTGAAGAGAGGCCGAAGCGCTCAGGATTATAAATACTCATGATCGTAGCATTCGGAACGTTGATACCGACTTCAATGACGCTGGTAGAAACCAGGATATTCACCTTCTTCTCACGGAAGGCCTGCACCACTTGGTCTTTTTCTTCTGGCTTCATCTGGCCATGAAGCATCTCTACCTTGAAGCCTTTGAAGGTTTCCTGATAGCGCTTAAGACTTTCTTTTACGTTTTGCAGATCTAAAGTTTCTGATTCATCGATGGCGGGGAAAACAAAGTAGGCCTGCTCACCAAGCATCAGGCGACTCTTTACAAATTCCACGTACTTCCCGTAATTCACTTTTTCAGTGATACGAGTCTTAATACCTTTACGGCCCGCTGGCATCATCTTGATAGAAGAAATATCAAGATCGCCATATTGAGCGAGTGAAAGTGTTCTTGGAATCGGAGTGGCAGTCATAATTAAACTATGAGTGCCTTCACCCTTGGCAACTAATCTCAGACGCTGTTCCACGCCGAATTTATGTTGTTCATCAATGATCGCAAGACCCAGTTTTTTAAAAACCACAGAGTCTTGAAAGAGAGCGTGAGTACCAACGACAATTTCCGTCTCGCCGCTGGCAAGTTTCGCTAAAATTGCTTTCTTTTCTTTGGCCTTAGTTGATCCAAGCAGAAGCTCAATATTAAGAGCAGGGTTTAGTTCTTTAAAAGAATTGTAGTGCTGAGTTGCCAATGCTTCGGTTGGACACATCATCCCGACTTGAAATCCACTCTTGTTGGCTACTCTCGCCGCAAGCCACGCCACAATGGTTTTCCCACAACCCACGTCACCTTGAACCATTCTCATCATCGGGTGACCAGACTTAAAGTCCTTCACGATTTCTTCGAACACTTTAAGTTGATCAGTGGTGAGTTCAAATGGCAGATGCTTTACGAGATCATTGACCTTGCTTGGTTCAAGACTGATCACCGGAGCGTCTTTGCGTTTAATGTACTTACGACGAGTCTGAATCTTTAATTGATCGATTAAAAACTCTTCGTAAATAAGACGTTCTTCGGCTGCATCTTTCTTTTTCAGATCAAAACTCGCAGCAGGAATTCTTCCATGGATGACCTTGAAAGCGTCACCCAGACTCATTTTTGAGTCATAACCCAGTTCCGGAAGAGTCTGCGGAATGTTCTGCCAGAGAGTAGGGGGAACAAGATCGAAGACTTTCTTTAAATGATTGCCGGCGATCTTATTTACGGTCGGGTATTCCAGAATGTAATCTGAGTTACCTTCATCGTTCACAATGATTTGTGGATTGATGATTTGTTTCTGGGCCTTATATTCCTGCATTTGTCCCAGGAACGTGATGCTCTCAAGGCCTTCAATCTGTTTTTTCTGATTAGGATAAAGATTAAACCAACGAAGACCCAAGGTTTCTGATGAGTGATGATCTTTTAGGACAACATAACCGTTATACAAAAGAATGTTCCCCCGACCGCGACGACCGAATGCGGGCTTCACTTCAACATGAATGACTTTTCCTGAGCCTTTAAAAAACTGATTCATCACCGCTTCTCGAAACGGTTGAACAGCTGGCATTTTGTGAATTCTTAGAGGAAGGATCCATAACAGATCATGAAGAGTCGAAAGCCCTACTTCTTCCAATTTTTCAATTGTAGGAGAGGGCTTTTTGCCTTTGGCGAGATCGCTTACAGGTGAAAGCCAGCTTAGATTAGCTGTACTTAACGTCTTGGACCTCATAAGTCAGATCACCTTTAGGGGCCTTAACAATTACTTCATCTCCATTCTCTTTGCCGATCAAAGCGCGGCCCAACGGAGAGTTGTATGAAATTTTATTTGGATCAGTCATCGCCTCGTCTTCACCAACGATTTGATAAGTGAAAGTGACTTCTTTTTGATTATCAAAAATAGTCACAGTAGCACCGAATACGATTTTATCAGTATTAAGAGTGGCAACGTCGATTACGCGAGCACGCGCAATTTTACTTTGCACATCTAGGATACGACCTTCAATGATTGATTGACGTTCTTTAGCGGCAGCGTATTCAGCATTTTCTTTTAAGTCACCAAGATCGCGGGCCTCAGAAATTGCTTGTTTAATTTGTTCACGCTCAACTCGGATCAGATGACTTAGTTCATCTTCCAAAAGTTTGCGGCCTTTTAATGTCATTGGACAATCGCTCATACTCTTCCTTCAACTACTTCTTAAACAAAGCCGCGGCCTTTGCCAGGGCATCCTGTCGTTCTTTATCTGGATTACTACCAGGAGAGCCTATCTTAAAATAATCACAAAAGTTAGCCTTCTCTTTATCCTGGACGCGATCAGCAGAGGTTTCCCGGCACTCGTTATAGGCCTTAGGATCATAGAACTGACACATTTTGCAGCAGCGAAGGTCGGTATTGCAAGAAGGACATACATCTCTTCTTCCAACCATGATTTTGTATGTATCTGAAAGCGGTTTCCCACATTTATAGCAAGTTAGTGACACTTAAAACTCCTGGCCCACGCCAACTCCCAGGCCCATTCCATTCTTATCGCCCACAGGGGAGAAATAAATCTTCGGTGTATTACGCTTGTTATATTCTTCAACCGACTTCGAAAGTAAATACTCGTTGTTGTAGGTCTCAGTTTTTGAAACAAGGTAGCTAATGGCAATTAAGCCTGCACCGCCAAAAAGAAGAAAGTTTTTGCTGGT
Encoded here:
- the greA gene encoding transcription elongation factor GreA gives rise to the protein MSDCPMTLKGRKLLEDELSHLIRVEREQIKQAISEARDLGDLKENAEYAAAKERQSIIEGRILDVQSKIARARVIDVATLNTDKIVFGATVTIFDNQKEVTFTYQIVGEDEAMTDPNKISYNSPLGRALIGKENGDEVIVKAPKGDLTYEVQDVKYS
- a CDS encoding FHA domain-containing protein, whose amino-acid sequence is MIQIEITQSPDLNVVSTFKYYQNQIYLGASTGDLWIKDNELSASHVMLEVIGNELLIHPQRGVEFYLINGKRASVIRKLKPNDQVLIGKTTFKVLGFEDTVRDSKKNILDKKLSQLVDTNSPRLPVIEGLTRKMK
- a CDS encoding alpha/beta fold hydrolase encodes the protein MFKNSDANFFRTSDHEQIFFVKNFTKIDPAKPVLVFNYGLVCSNHHWKFQTEYFDNLGYQILIHDYRGHFQSTGAADVKKITFQQMAKDVHDLCEFLGIHKAVMLGHSMGVNVCLQLAKDYPSLVSGMVLISGTFINVKDVMFDSNLMEFITPFLNLGMEKYPGVFNKIWSSGGMNPIVREIIHTTGFNKGKVSKEFIEIYLNRVGQLGAEVFFQLFNEMTRQNITGSLEQMSMPALVMGGHKDNVIPNHVQRTLATLLPNAETYFMKDGSHVPQADYPAMVNERIDLFIKQNLNRL
- a CDS encoding TIGR04552 family protein encodes the protein MTQRPSYLSEYGFNWETFDVVCSGKSSLDATNYFTELGDKSQVANFLNGYGFDISDPVESAELFGIFQEAVQFIKRYFLIEGNPEGLDLRVPHYLFTITNISELFLAATGHSSVKLKKEEELWAGVVLKVMHTLLHTDKDLRYRYFSTIQQQIFDRFYKFTHRDEQNRLFLKNDAGTSIPLYDFQTKAKKTRDSIVIKLLHKQENVAEELFDRIGVRIITYNKLDALRVIKFLHRNHVIMINNIKPSRSQNTLVDLPRLRTRMFSLYKEAIRNNMPEDVFYQRLNALIDDCPTGKSHHDNRHTSDEYRAIHFTGRQLIKYRNPFMSSFNEVRKLALKDRENPVSQALLHLDTSAISRDVRFFYPFEVQVTDYESHLKNTQGEASHNEYKKSQLRSAMKRIFRPIIELNNLKVD
- a CDS encoding ATP-dependent DNA helicase RecG, with translation MRSKTLSTANLSWLSPVSDLAKGKKPSPTIEKLEEVGLSTLHDLLWILPLRIHKMPAVQPFREAVMNQFFKGSGKVIHVEVKPAFGRRGRGNILLYNGYVVLKDHHSSETLGLRWFNLYPNQKKQIEGLESITFLGQMQEYKAQKQIINPQIIVNDEGNSDYILEYPTVNKIAGNHLKKVFDLVPPTLWQNIPQTLPELGYDSKMSLGDAFKVIHGRIPAASFDLKKKDAAEERLIYEEFLIDQLKIQTRRKYIKRKDAPVISLEPSKVNDLVKHLPFELTTDQLKVFEEIVKDFKSGHPMMRMVQGDVGCGKTIVAWLAARVANKSGFQVGMMCPTEALATQHYNSFKELNPALNIELLLGSTKAKEKKAILAKLASGETEIVVGTHALFQDSVVFKKLGLAIIDEQHKFGVEQRLRLVAKGEGTHSLIMTATPIPRTLSLAQYGDLDISSIKMMPAGRKGIKTRITEKVNYGKYVEFVKSRLMLGEQAYFVFPAIDESETLDLQNVKESLKRYQETFKGFKVEMLHGQMKPEEKDQVVQAFREKKVNILVSTSVIEVGINVPNATIMSIYNPERFGLSSLHQLRGRVGRGDKPGFCFLVLDKEVSPEAHQRLEVIEKNLDGFVIAEEDLKFRGEGDLFGVDQSGTTTSKKLANFLTHTAILEKVVADVERLQQTHPELLAPHFERLAKDQKILDTI